TCAAGTTTTCTCCAGCCTTATAAATACTTCCTAGTTGGAAAGAAAACCCACTACCAGTAGTTCTTAAATTATTTTCAAAACGAATGTCTGTAATATTTGTAAAACCTTCATCTGATCCTACATTGTTAGACTCAAATAAAACAGTAGACTGGTTATAATCTATAAAATGGGAATTTAAGTTAAGTCCTAAATAAAGATTTTCATCATACTGCGCTCCAATATTAAATGACGCTTTACCACTATAACCCGATGAAGCAAAAATGTACTCTTGGTCATAATTTTCGGCAACCGTGTTTACAAAATACTCAGTATTACCAAAATCATTCGAAGCTGGATCCAAAATAAAAGATTGGAACCCGAATAATGCCTGTTGAGCACCGAACCCTTCACTTTCTCCAAGAAATTGATATAAATCTGAAACAGACTCCCCATCAACCGTCTCTAACAGATCAAGAGGAATTCCTTGTGCAAAATCACTAAAGTAGCTAGAAATAGAATTTGTATTGTTTCCTACGGCCGTATATTGATTATCAAGATTTGATGTTCGATCGTAATTGAAACTAAGAGAAATTTTATTCCACTTAGAATTACCTGAACCCCCTATAATAAAAACACCACCAGCCTGATTTATAGATAAATCAGAATCTGAAACATTTGTAGTATTTCCAAGGTATCTCGTATCATTATCGAAGTTATCATTAACGATAGATAGTGATACTGTACCTTTTGTAAAAACAGCACTTGCTGCAGGATTATCTCCTATTGCACTTAAGTCTCCACCTAAAGCACCAAAAGCACCTCCCATAGCTCTATAACGAGCTGTTCCGGTTACATTTGATGAGGTATATAAAAGTGCATCAGAAATACTCTGTCCAAAAGATGTTCCGGTGGCCACTAAAGCCGCTATTATAATTAGTTTTTTCATATAAAAAATTTAATACTGTAAACTATATCAATTATCCTCTACGTCCCCCGCTTCTACCAGAAGATCTTGAAGATGAACCACTACTACTTCTTGATGAAGATGACGATCTAGAAGCAGAACTACTTCTTGACGAAGATCTGCTAGGCGTCGCTGTAGGTCTAGACGAACTTGATGCAGGTCGTGAGTTTGTACCACTAGGTCTTACTGGACGCGAAGGTCTTGATTGAGTTCCAGATGGTCTTGTAGGGCGACTTGGTCTCGTTGCATTAGGTCTCCCTCTTGTAACTCCATCGCGATTTGCAGATGTAGGTCTACCTCTAGTTACACCATCACGGTTAGTAGAAGTAGGTCTCCCTCTAGTTACGCCATCTCGATTAGTAGATGTTGGTCTAGTTCCAATTACTCGCGAACTATTTCCTCTATTTCTAGAATATGTATTTCTACTTGTAGCACTTGATGTTCTTCCTGAAGCCGAACGTAAACGAGATCTTGAGGATGAAATAGCATTTACAGCACTACTTCTTCTTCCTGTATTTGAAACAGCTGATCTTCTCCCTGCGCTATAGGCTACACGACCTCTATAATTCCTACCATTGTTTCCATAGTAATGATTGTTAAAGTTATTACCATAGTGAAAGAAAGGACGGTTATATGCGTATCCATAACCACCGTACCCGAAAAATGGACTATTAAACCCTCTATGAAAGCCATATCCCCATGGTGACCAAAATCCGCCTCCCCAAGCATTTCCATAGAATCCTCCACCCCATCCGTAACCGTAGCCTCCAAAACCTCCCCAGTTATTAAAGCCCCAATAAGGAGCGTTATTGTAGATGTTTATTTCTACATCTTGAGTTTCATCACCCCAAGCTGCATACCCAGTATTCGTTTCAAAACTAGCTCCGTCTACATAAATATCAGTCCCCGCTTCTGAAGAGTAGGATTCAATATCAGTAAATACGGCACCGTCTTCTTCTAGCTCACTGAGTTCTTGAACTCCTTTTTCAAAATAATTTTTATAAACCTGAGTATTTGCACCACTAGAAATTTCTTGATCAGAAGCGCTAGCTGCATCAGTTTGCGGACTACTATAAATTCCATCCTCATCATAAAAACTTTGTGTAGAACTACAACCTATCAAAAATACTGACGTAACAGCCACAAATGACAAATTCTTTGTTGTGCGTATAAGTGAAGTATAAAATTCCATATCGATAGTGTTTTAATTGTTGCTTGATTCAAAAATACCTAATTTCGCTAGGTATTTTTACATTCAAATAAACACAACATTTGTGCCAAAACAAGTTTTATGGGCAAGAACCTCACAAAAAGAAGTGAAGATTATTCTAAATGGTATAATGAATTAGTAGTTCAAGCAGATCTAGCAGAAAACTCAGCGGTGCGCGGCTGTATGGTTATCAAACCATACGGATATGCTATCTGGGAAAAAATGCAAGCAGAGCTTGATCGTATGTTCAAAGAAACAGGACATGAAAACGCATATTTCCCATTATTTGTACCCAAAAGTCTTTTTGAAGCTGAAGAAAAGAATGCAGAAGGCTTTGCAAAGGAATGTGCAGTAGTTACTCACTACAGATTAAAAACAGATCCTGATAATCCTAGCAAGCTTATTGTTGATCCTAACGCAAAATTAGAGGAAGAACTTATCGTTCGTCCTACTAGTGAAGCTATTATATGGAATACTTATAAAGGATGGATTCAATCATATAGAGATCTTCCACTATTAATCAACCAATGGGCAAACGTAGTACGCTGGGAAATGCGTACTCGCTTATTCTTAAGGACTGCCGAATTTTTATGGCAAGAAGGCCATACAGCACACGCTACTAAACAAGAAGCACTAGTTGAGGCAGAATTGATGAATAACATCTATGCAGAATTTGCTGAGAATTTCTTAGCCATTCCTGTAGTAAAAGGTGTAAAGACAGAGAGTGAACGTTTTGCTGGTGCAGACGAAACCTTTTGTATCGAAGCCCTTATGCAAGATGGAAAAGCGCTACAAGCTGGAACATCTCACTTTTTAGGTCAAAATTTCGCAAAAGCGTTTGATGTAAAATTCACCACAAATCAAGGAAAACAAGAGCACGTATGGGCTACCTCTTGGGGTGTATCTACACGACTTATGGGAGCTCTTATAATGACGCATAGTGATGACCAAGGACTTGTTTTACCTCCTAATCTCGCTCCTTTCCAGGTGGTGATTGTTCCAATATATAAAGGACAAGAACAACTGGATGCAATATCTCAAGTGGCAAATGAAATTGTACAAGACCTTAAACTGCACGGAGTTTCTGTAAAGTTTGATAATCGCGATACTCATAAACCAGGATGGAAATTTAATGAGTATGAGCTCAAGGGTGTTCCTTTAAGAATAGGTATAGGACCTAAAGACCTTGAGAAACGAACGGTAGAACTTGCAAGAAGAGATACACTGACTAAAGAATTTGTAGCCAAAGAGGATATTGTAGAGACTGTAGTTGACTTATTAAAGGAAATACAAGAAAACCTATACACTAAGGCAAAAAATTACAGAGACACGCACATAACGCCTGTAAATAACTTTGAGGAATTCAAAGAAGTACTAGAGACAAAAGGAGGTTTCTTAAGTGCACACTGGGACGGAACAGAGGAAACAGAAGAGAAAATCAAACAAATAACAAAAGCAACGATAAGATGTATCCCTATGGATGCTGTTGAAGAGGAAGGAAAATGCGTTTTTTCTGGTGCTCCTTCAAATCGTAGAGTACTGTTTGCCAAGGCCTATTAAAAAAAATTTGAAAAAAGTTTCAAATTGGCTTGCAACATCTAGAAATATGTTTATTTTTGCATCCGCAATTTAAACGTTGTTCTAGGCCCGTTCGTCTATCGGCTAGGACGCATGGTTTTCATCCATGTAAGAGGGGTTCGATTCCCCTACGGGCTACACATTTTGAATTAATGAATTCTGAAGTTAACACTTCAGAATTTTTCTGGCCCGTTCGTCTATCGGCTAGGACGCATGGTTTTCATCCATGTAAGAGGGGTTCGATTCCCCTACGGGCTACAATTTTTATAATTACTAGAAAAAACAATAATGGCAAATCACAAGTCAGCTTTAAAGAGAATTAGAAGCAACGAAGCTAAGCGTCTTAGAAATCGTTACCAACACAGAACGACTCGTAACGCGATCAAAAGACTACGCGATATGACTGAGCAAAAAGATGCACAGGCTTTATATCCAGCTGTAGCTTCTATGATTGACAAGTTAGCTAAGCGTAATATCATTCATGATAACAAAGCAGCTAACCTTAAATCTAAGCTTGCAAAGCACGTAGCAGCGCTATAATAGCACTACGATTATGATATACAGAGAACTTCTATATTTCTATAGGGGTTCTTTTGTTATTTAAGAAGTAGATAAGTATAACTTACGCTTTCGCGAAAGCAAAACCTCTCTACTACTTTTACATATTAAGATTAATACCGCAAGAAATTCTTGCAACTGATTAGGCTAACCTCTGACGATGTTCGTGAATGTTGCCCTAACGTAAAACCACTTTAATATCCATAGAAATGGAAGATTTAGTAAAATTCGTACAAGACGAATTCATCCCAAAAAACGATTTCCCAACTTTTTCAGCAGGAGATACAATTACTGTATTTTATGAAATTAAGGAAGGTGAAAAAAGTAGAACACAGTTCTTTAGAGGAGTTGTGATTCAATTAAGAGGAACTGGAAGAACTCAAACATTTACAATCCGTAAAATGTCTGGTACTGTTGGTGTGGAACGTGTATTCCCACTTAACCTTCCTGCTATCCAAAAGATTGAAATAAACAAGAAAGGTATTGTACGTCGTGCACGTATCTTTTACTTTAGAGGTCTTACTGGTAAGAAAGCTCGTATTAAAGAAAGACGTGGAGCTTAAGCTACCACAATATATTATCAAAAAGCTCCATCATAACGATGGAGCTTTTTTTTTGAACATATGTTAGGATACAAACATCTTAAAAAAGATAAATATTATACACACATCTACATTTGCATTGGAATAATATGGATTCATTAATCAAGTAAACTACTGTTGTCATCTTTCGAACTAATTAGAATCTTTCCGTAATAGTTGACAAGAAGTTCAAAGTCATCCCCTTCTCCTCAAACTTAATCTCCCTCCTTAAATACTACACATCAAACATAGTTATTAGCACTACAGCTTTGTAACACACCTAAATGTCAAGGCCACCTTTATACTTTATATAACTTCTAAAAAAGCATTATTCATCCCTCTTAATTAATTAAATGAATTCAATGTGTACTTAAATACAATATTCTTAATAATTCTAAGTGCATTCGCACACCTAAGCATTGCAAGTAACCTTAGTGATTTGGTATATTTGCTAGGCTCGACTTACGAGTGATTTTCAAAAGATTTACTAAACAAATACCTTCTAAATGGCGACAGAAAAGACCACTATAAAGTATACACTTACGGATGAAGCTCCTATGCTTGCGACGCATTCATTCCTCCCTATTATAAAACGTTTCACCCAGTCTTCTAATATTGACATGGAGCTAGTGGATATTTCTCTAGCTGGTCGTATCGTTGCAAATTTTCCAGACAACCTTACCGAAGATCAAAAACAAGAAGATGCATTGCTTGCGCTAGGAGAACTAGCAAAGCAACCAGAAGCAAATATTATCAAACTTCCAAACATCTCTGCCTCTATACCTCAGCTTACGGCTGCTATAAAGGAATTGCAAAGTGATGGATACGATATTCCAGATTTTCCAGAAGAACCAAAAACTGACGAGGAAAAATCTATACGTGCTAGATATGCAAAAGTATTAGGTAGTGCTGTAAACCCAGTATTACGTGAAGGTAACTCAGACCGTAGAGCTCCTAAGCCAGTAAAACAATATGCGAGAAACAACCCACACAGTATGGGCGCGTGGAGTGCAGATTCTAAAACACATGTTTCTACAATGTCTCATGGAGATTTTAGAAACAATGAAAAATCTGTTACTATTCAAGAAGCTGGAAATGTGCGTATTGAACATGTAGCTACAGATGGAACTGTTACTGTTCTTAAAGCTAATACACCAGTACTAGCAGAAGAAATTATAGATGCTTCTCTTATGGAGAAGAAAGCTTTAATTTCTTTCCTTGAAGAGCAAGTAGTAGATGCAAAAGAAAAAGACATCCTTTTCTCCCTTCACATGAAGGCGACTATGATGAAGGTTTCTGATCCTAAAATATTTGGACACGCAGTACGTGTATTTTTTGCACCAGTATTTGAGAAGTATGGAGCTACTTTTGATAAATTAGGAGTAGATGTAAATAATGGATTTGGAGACTTAGTTGCTAAAATTGACGAATTACCATCGTCAGAAAAAGAAGAAATCCTTGCTGCTATAAAATCTTGTTATGATGCAAGACCAGATCTTGCAATGGTAAATTCTGATAAAGGAATTACAAATCTACACGTTCCTAGTGATGTTATTATTGATGCATCTATGCCCGCAATGATACGTGCATCTGGTCAAATGTGGAATGCAGAAGGAAAACAACAAGACACTAAAGCGGTAATTCCAGATAGTAGTTATGCTGGAGTTTTCCAAGAAACTATAGATTTCTGTAAAAAACATGGAGCTTTTGATCCTACAACTATGGGTACTGTTCCTAACGTAGGTCTTATGGCTCAAAAAGCCGAAGAATACGGATCACACGATAAGACATTTGAAATACCAGCAGCTGGAGTAGTACGTACAGTAGATGACGCTGGAAATACATTAACAGAACACAAGGTAGAAGAAGGTGATATCTGGAGAATGTGCCAGGTAAAAGACGCTCCTATACGTGACTGGGTTAAGCTTGCTGTAAGTCGTGCAAGAGCGACTGGCGTTCCAGCTATATTTTGGTTAGATCAAGAGAGAGCTCATGATGCGCAACTTATCAAGAAAGTAAATCTCTACTTAAAAGATCACGATACCGATGGTCTTGATATTCAAATCATGTCTCCTGTACTTGCTACACGTTTCTCTTTAGAACGTATCAAAAATGGACAAGACACTATCTCTGTAACAGGAAATGTACTTCGTGATTATAACACAGATTTATTCCCTATTCTAGAAGTAGGAACTAGTGCAAAGATGCTATCTATAGTTCCTCTTATGAACGGTGGAGGTTTATTTGAAACTGGAGCTGGAGGATCTGCTCCTAAACACATCCAGCAGTTTCTAGAAGAAGGTCACCTGCGTTGGGATTCTCTTGGAGAATTCTTGGCACTAGCAGTATCTCTAGAGCACGTAGCAACTAGCCGTGGTAATGATCGCGCTCAAGTTCTTGCAGACACGCTAGATGAAGCGACAATTAAATTCTTAGAAAATAGAAAGTCTCCTTCTCGTAAAGTAAACGAGCTAGATAACCGTGGTAGTCACTTTTATCTTGCACTTTACTGGGCACAAGGCCTAGCTGCACAGACTGTAAATGCTGACCTAGCTTCAGAGTTTACACCTATTGCAAAAACTATGGAAGAAAACGAGCATACAATTATTAATGAACTAAATGCCGCACAAGGTGAGCCTCAAAATATAGATGGTTATTACAGCGTAAGCAGTGAGAAAACATTTGCAGCTATGAGACCTAGTGCTACATTTAATGCAATTATTGATTAGATTATAACGCTTTCGCGAAAGCGTACAAAATCACTTAAAAGCCTCTTCTAGACAGAAGAGGCTTTCATTTTTTTTAACAAGTTTAATTAAAGAATTGTGGTTAGCTTTACTCAAAACTATAACATGAAAAAGTTCTTTACTTTACTCTTTCTCATAGGGGTTACTCAGCTTTCATTGAGTCAAGAAAAGTATACACTAAGTGGCACAATCACCGATAGCTCAAGTAATGAAACGCTCATAGGTGTAAGTATATTATTTCCAAAATTAAGCGATGGTGTAGTTACAAATTCTTATGGATTCTATTCCATAACACTACCCGAAGGAACCTACCAGCTACAAATAAGCTATCTAGGATTTAAAGATGTTATTGAAACGGTTAATCTTACAAGTGATATACGTCGCAATGTTAAACTAACACCTTCTGAAGAGCTACTCAACGAAGTCGTTATAGAAGAAAAAGTAGAACGAGTACGTATACGCAAACCTCAAATGAGTGTAAATGCACTGAGCGCTGCGACTATCAAACAGATTCCCGTAGTACTGGGAGAGGCAGATGTAATTAAAGCTATTTTATTACTCCCAGGAGTTACAAGTGCTGGCGAAGGTGCTTCTGGGTTTAACGTGCGTGGTGGTGCGGCAGATCAAAATTTAATATTACTTGATGAGGCTACCATATTCAACTCCTCTCACCTCTTCGGGTTCTTTTCAGTATTTAATCCTGATGCGATTAAAGATTTAAAGCTATATAAAGGCGGAATCCCTGCACGTTATGGTGGTCGCGTTTCTTCTGTATTAGATATTTATCAAAAAGAAGGAAATAGTAAAAATGTAAAAGTAAGCGGAGGAATAGGCGCTGTAGCGAGTAGATTACTTGTAGAAGGACCTATTGTAAAGGACAAAGCTGCGTTTCTACTAGGAGGAAGAGCATCATATGCTCATTTATTTTTACCCTTATTTGACATAGACAACAAGGCATACTTTTATGACCTCAACACTAAGATTAACTACAATATAAATGACAACAATAGCTTGTACCTCTCTGGATACTTCGGCAGGGACCTCTTTAGTATAGATGATAGTTTTAAAAATGTTTATGGAAATGCCGTAGGAAACTTACGATGGAATCATATTTTTTCTGATAAATTATTTTCTAACGCCTCCTTAATATACAGCGACTATTATTATGGTTTAGACCTTGACTTTGTAGGCTTTGAGTGGAATTCTGGCATCAATAACATTAACCTCAAGTATGATCTTACTCATTACTTAAATGATAAAATGAAGATTTACTCTGGGATTAATAATCTATACTACACCTTTAATCCTGGTCGCATAAAACCTAATGGCCCAGATTCTGGTATTATAGAAGAACAACTCACAAAGAAGTATGCAAATGAGTTTGCTGCATATGTAGATATCGAACACAAATTATCAAAAGATCTCACCGTTGAGTATGGGTTACGTTATAGTAATTTTACCCGCCTTGGCCAAGATGAAATTAATATATATAGAGATAATCAACCTATTACTTTTGATCCATTTTTATTAATTTATAAAAGTGAAGATCCTATTGGAACAGATACTTCACTATCAAGAAGCGATAAGCTAGCTACCTTTAACTCACTAGAGCCCCGTATTGCCGCATCTTATGCCTTTAATGACGACACCTCTATAAAAGCAAGTTACACAAGACTTGTTCAATATCTTCACTTATTATCAAATACAAGCTCCCCTACTCCTCTAGATATATGGACACCTAGTGGACAATTTGTACAACCTCAAAAACTAGATCAATATGCGCTAGGTTATTTTAAAAACTTTGAAGTAAAAGACACAGAGTACACCCTAGAAACTGAGGCTTTTTATAAGAATATAGATGGTAGAGTGGATTATATTGATGGCGCACAACTTATCGCAAATGACGCCATCGAGCAGGTAATATTACAGGGCGAAGCAAGAGCCTACGGCCTAGAGTTTTTATTAAGGAAAAATGATGGTGATCTTAAAGGATTTATAGCGTACACACTCTCAAAATCTGAACAACGCACTCCGGGCAGAAATGAAAATGAGTTAGGTATTAATAGAGGACAGTGGTATAACACACCTTATGACAAAACTCATGACATCTCTATGAATCTAAGCTATGAACTCAGTAAGAAATGGAAATTTGGTAGTAACTTCCTTTTTCAAACTGGACAGCCTACAAATTTCCCTGTAGGACAATTTGAGTTCCAAGGAATAGTAATCCCTACCTATGGTCCTCGCAATGAACAACGACTCCCATCTTACCACAGGCTAGACTTAAGTGCAACATTAACTCCTAGTGCAAATGAAGGTCGCTCATGGAAATCCGAGTGGATTTTTAGTCTTTATAATGCCTATAATCGTCGCAATGCAGCTTCAATCAACTTTAGGCAAAACGCAGAAACTGGAAATAATGAAGCTATTAGGACTTCTATTTTTGGGGCAATACCTGCAGTAACATATAATTTCAA
The genomic region above belongs to Dokdonia sp. Dokd-P16 and contains:
- a CDS encoding outer membrane protein transport protein, which codes for MKKLIIIAALVATGTSFGQSISDALLYTSSNVTGTARYRAMGGAFGALGGDLSAIGDNPAASAVFTKGTVSLSIVNDNFDNDTRYLGNTTNVSDSDLSINQAGGVFIIGGSGNSKWNKISLSFNYDRTSNLDNQYTAVGNNTNSISSYFSDFAQGIPLDLLETVDGESVSDLYQFLGESEGFGAQQALFGFQSFILDPASNDFGNTEYFVNTVAENYDQEYIFASSGYSGKASFNIGAQYDENLYLGLNLNSHFIDYNQSTVLFESNNVGSDEGFTNITDIRFENNLRTTGSGFSFQLGSIYKAGENLRVGFTYDSPTWTTISEETNQSVSTTAIDDAGVFNTVINPRVTNIYENYEIKTPGKYTGSIAYLFGQQGLLSFDYSYKDYTNLSFRPESDSFFNAQNAAIDNLLQPVNSYKLGGEIRSQAWSFRGGYRYEDSPFKDETTVGDLSGYSAGIGYNFGKIKLDVAYDTFSQERTNSLYSTGLTNEATVDRDNTSIIATLTLSL
- the proS gene encoding proline--tRNA ligase; the protein is MGKNLTKRSEDYSKWYNELVVQADLAENSAVRGCMVIKPYGYAIWEKMQAELDRMFKETGHENAYFPLFVPKSLFEAEEKNAEGFAKECAVVTHYRLKTDPDNPSKLIVDPNAKLEEELIVRPTSEAIIWNTYKGWIQSYRDLPLLINQWANVVRWEMRTRLFLRTAEFLWQEGHTAHATKQEALVEAELMNNIYAEFAENFLAIPVVKGVKTESERFAGADETFCIEALMQDGKALQAGTSHFLGQNFAKAFDVKFTTNQGKQEHVWATSWGVSTRLMGALIMTHSDDQGLVLPPNLAPFQVVIVPIYKGQEQLDAISQVANEIVQDLKLHGVSVKFDNRDTHKPGWKFNEYELKGVPLRIGIGPKDLEKRTVELARRDTLTKEFVAKEDIVETVVDLLKEIQENLYTKAKNYRDTHITPVNNFEEFKEVLETKGGFLSAHWDGTEETEEKIKQITKATIRCIPMDAVEEEGKCVFSGAPSNRRVLFAKAY
- the rpsT gene encoding 30S ribosomal protein S20, which encodes MANHKSALKRIRSNEAKRLRNRYQHRTTRNAIKRLRDMTEQKDAQALYPAVASMIDKLAKRNIIHDNKAANLKSKLAKHVAAL
- the rplS gene encoding 50S ribosomal protein L19, encoding MEDLVKFVQDEFIPKNDFPTFSAGDTITVFYEIKEGEKSRTQFFRGVVIQLRGTGRTQTFTIRKMSGTVGVERVFPLNLPAIQKIEINKKGIVRRARIFYFRGLTGKKARIKERRGA
- a CDS encoding NADP-dependent isocitrate dehydrogenase codes for the protein MATEKTTIKYTLTDEAPMLATHSFLPIIKRFTQSSNIDMELVDISLAGRIVANFPDNLTEDQKQEDALLALGELAKQPEANIIKLPNISASIPQLTAAIKELQSDGYDIPDFPEEPKTDEEKSIRARYAKVLGSAVNPVLREGNSDRRAPKPVKQYARNNPHSMGAWSADSKTHVSTMSHGDFRNNEKSVTIQEAGNVRIEHVATDGTVTVLKANTPVLAEEIIDASLMEKKALISFLEEQVVDAKEKDILFSLHMKATMMKVSDPKIFGHAVRVFFAPVFEKYGATFDKLGVDVNNGFGDLVAKIDELPSSEKEEILAAIKSCYDARPDLAMVNSDKGITNLHVPSDVIIDASMPAMIRASGQMWNAEGKQQDTKAVIPDSSYAGVFQETIDFCKKHGAFDPTTMGTVPNVGLMAQKAEEYGSHDKTFEIPAAGVVRTVDDAGNTLTEHKVEEGDIWRMCQVKDAPIRDWVKLAVSRARATGVPAIFWLDQERAHDAQLIKKVNLYLKDHDTDGLDIQIMSPVLATRFSLERIKNGQDTISVTGNVLRDYNTDLFPILEVGTSAKMLSIVPLMNGGGLFETGAGGSAPKHIQQFLEEGHLRWDSLGEFLALAVSLEHVATSRGNDRAQVLADTLDEATIKFLENRKSPSRKVNELDNRGSHFYLALYWAQGLAAQTVNADLASEFTPIAKTMEENEHTIINELNAAQGEPQNIDGYYSVSSEKTFAAMRPSATFNAIID
- a CDS encoding TonB-dependent receptor, with translation MKKFFTLLFLIGVTQLSLSQEKYTLSGTITDSSSNETLIGVSILFPKLSDGVVTNSYGFYSITLPEGTYQLQISYLGFKDVIETVNLTSDIRRNVKLTPSEELLNEVVIEEKVERVRIRKPQMSVNALSAATIKQIPVVLGEADVIKAILLLPGVTSAGEGASGFNVRGGAADQNLILLDEATIFNSSHLFGFFSVFNPDAIKDLKLYKGGIPARYGGRVSSVLDIYQKEGNSKNVKVSGGIGAVASRLLVEGPIVKDKAAFLLGGRASYAHLFLPLFDIDNKAYFYDLNTKINYNINDNNSLYLSGYFGRDLFSIDDSFKNVYGNAVGNLRWNHIFSDKLFSNASLIYSDYYYGLDLDFVGFEWNSGINNINLKYDLTHYLNDKMKIYSGINNLYYTFNPGRIKPNGPDSGIIEEQLTKKYANEFAAYVDIEHKLSKDLTVEYGLRYSNFTRLGQDEINIYRDNQPITFDPFLLIYKSEDPIGTDTSLSRSDKLATFNSLEPRIAASYAFNDDTSIKASYTRLVQYLHLLSNTSSPTPLDIWTPSGQFVQPQKLDQYALGYFKNFEVKDTEYTLETEAFYKNIDGRVDYIDGAQLIANDAIEQVILQGEARAYGLEFLLRKNDGDLKGFIAYTLSKSEQRTPGRNENELGINRGQWYNTPYDKTHDISMNLSYELSKKWKFGSNFLFQTGQPTNFPVGQFEFQGIVIPTYGPRNEQRLPSYHRLDLSATLTPSANEGRSWKSEWIFSLYNAYNRRNAASINFRQNAETGNNEAIRTSIFGAIPAVTYNFKF